The proteins below come from a single Saccharopolyspora sp. SCSIO 74807 genomic window:
- a CDS encoding glycoside hydrolase family 30 beta sandwich domain-containing protein — protein sequence MRGTRRSKLAALVLSAFAPGLVLAPAAHAEPSVGVWLTTQDGGQLLARQPDVEFGSGGGHRTITVDPGETHQTMTGFGAALTDSSAALMNASPRRDELLTELFDQREGIGLTAVRQVIGASDFAREVYSYDEVPPGQDDYDLSEFSIAHDEADILPLLRRAKELSPELNAVATPWSAPGWMKSGGSMIGGELPAQNYQVFADYLVKFVQAYQRAGVPIDALTPQNEPLNTQESYPGSPMAPDAQAAFVRNDLGPKLEQAGLGTEVFAYDHNWDDVDYPNQVLDAAAQYTDGAAFHCYGGDPSAQSAVHEAHPDAEIHLTECSGTESADPANTFRDTLAWQADNLIIGGTRNHASSVLLWNLALDPAHGPVLDGACTDCTGVTTVDGGDVRYNAEYYALGHASKFVRPGAVRVGSNDLGEVRNAAFRNPDGSIALIAHNPTGGEQTFTVSAQNRAFDYTLPAGGLATFSWPG from the coding sequence GTGCGCGGAACTCGCAGGTCAAAGCTGGCTGCGCTGGTGTTGTCGGCGTTCGCGCCGGGTCTCGTGCTCGCGCCTGCGGCGCACGCCGAGCCGTCGGTCGGCGTGTGGCTGACCACTCAGGACGGCGGGCAGCTGCTCGCGCGCCAGCCGGACGTCGAGTTCGGCTCGGGCGGCGGGCATCGCACGATCACCGTCGATCCGGGCGAGACCCACCAGACCATGACCGGGTTCGGTGCGGCGCTGACCGACTCGTCGGCGGCGTTGATGAACGCCTCGCCGCGGCGCGACGAACTGCTGACCGAGCTGTTCGACCAGCGCGAGGGCATCGGGCTGACCGCGGTGCGGCAGGTGATCGGCGCCTCGGACTTCGCGCGCGAGGTCTACAGCTACGACGAGGTGCCTCCGGGCCAGGACGACTACGACCTGTCCGAGTTCTCCATCGCGCACGACGAGGCCGACATCCTGCCGCTGCTGCGGCGCGCGAAGGAACTCTCGCCGGAGCTGAACGCGGTCGCCACGCCGTGGAGCGCGCCGGGCTGGATGAAATCCGGCGGCTCGATGATCGGCGGCGAACTGCCCGCGCAGAACTACCAGGTGTTCGCCGACTACCTGGTGAAGTTCGTGCAGGCGTACCAGCGGGCTGGTGTGCCGATCGATGCGCTGACCCCGCAGAACGAGCCGCTGAACACGCAGGAGTCGTACCCGGGCAGCCCGATGGCACCGGACGCGCAGGCCGCGTTCGTCCGCAACGACCTCGGGCCGAAGCTCGAGCAGGCCGGGCTGGGGACCGAGGTGTTCGCCTACGACCACAACTGGGACGACGTCGACTACCCGAACCAGGTCCTCGATGCCGCCGCGCAGTACACCGACGGCGCGGCGTTCCACTGCTACGGCGGCGACCCGTCGGCGCAGTCCGCGGTGCACGAAGCGCATCCGGACGCCGAGATCCACCTGACGGAGTGCTCCGGCACCGAATCAGCCGACCCCGCGAACACCTTCCGCGACACATTGGCCTGGCAGGCCGACAACCTGATCATCGGCGGCACCCGGAACCACGCGAGCAGCGTGCTGCTGTGGAACCTGGCGCTGGATCCCGCGCACGGGCCGGTCCTGGACGGCGCCTGCACCGACTGCACCGGCGTGACGACCGTCGATGGCGGGGACGTGCGCTACAACGCGGAGTACTACGCGCTCGGGCACGCCAGCAAGTTCGTGCGGCCGGGGGCCGTCCGGGTCGGCTCGAACGACCTCGGCGAAGTCCGCAACGCCGCGTTCCGCAACCCCGACGGCTCCATCGCGCTGATCGCGCACAACCCGACCGGTGGCGAGCAGACCTTCACCGTGTCCGCGCAGAACCGCGCCTTCGACTACACGTTGCCCGCGGGCGGGCTGGCGACCTTCAGCTGGCCGGGCTGA
- the ald gene encoding alanine dehydrogenase — translation MKIAVPQEIKNHEYRVACTPAGVHELRAHGHEVFVQAGAGSGSSIPDEDYLAAGAELVGSADEAWAAGELVLKVKEPVPEEYPRLREGQLLFTYLHLAASAELTGALMRAGVTGIAYETVQAPGGNLPLLAPMSEVAGRLAPQVGSYALLRPSGGRGVLPGGVPGVAPARVVVIGGGVAGLNAATVALGMGADVELLDTNVDKLRDIDRDYRGGIRTVASNRYTVESAVQAADLVIGAVLIPGAKAPKLVSNELVSRMKPGSVLVDVAVDQGGCFADSEPTTHDAPTYRVHDSLFYCVANMPGAVPNTSTHALTNVTLPYALRIADHGWRAACAADPALAGGLNTHGGKLVNAAVAEAHDLPLTDPSAVLD, via the coding sequence GTGAAGATCGCGGTGCCGCAAGAGATCAAGAACCACGAGTACCGAGTGGCGTGCACCCCGGCAGGCGTGCACGAGCTGCGCGCACACGGCCACGAGGTGTTCGTGCAGGCCGGCGCGGGGTCCGGCTCGTCGATCCCGGACGAGGACTACCTCGCGGCGGGGGCGGAGCTGGTCGGTTCGGCGGACGAGGCGTGGGCAGCGGGCGAACTGGTGCTCAAGGTGAAGGAGCCGGTACCGGAGGAGTACCCGCGGCTGCGCGAGGGGCAACTGCTGTTCACCTACCTGCACCTGGCCGCATCGGCCGAGCTGACCGGGGCGCTGATGCGCGCCGGGGTCACCGGCATCGCCTACGAGACCGTGCAGGCACCCGGCGGGAACCTGCCGCTGCTGGCGCCGATGAGCGAGGTCGCAGGCAGGCTGGCCCCGCAGGTCGGCTCCTACGCGCTGCTGCGTCCCAGCGGCGGGCGGGGTGTCCTGCCCGGCGGTGTTCCCGGAGTGGCGCCCGCGCGGGTCGTGGTGATCGGCGGCGGGGTCGCGGGGCTGAATGCCGCGACCGTCGCGCTCGGCATGGGCGCGGACGTGGAACTGCTGGACACCAACGTCGACAAGCTGCGCGACATCGACCGCGACTACCGCGGCGGCATCCGCACCGTGGCCTCGAACCGGTACACCGTGGAATCCGCGGTGCAGGCGGCCGACCTGGTGATCGGCGCGGTGCTGATCCCCGGCGCGAAAGCCCCGAAGCTCGTCTCGAACGAGCTGGTGTCGCGGATGAAGCCGGGCAGCGTGCTGGTGGACGTGGCGGTCGACCAGGGCGGCTGCTTCGCCGATTCGGAGCCCACCACGCACGACGCCCCGACCTACCGGGTGCACGACTCGTTGTTCTACTGCGTGGCCAACATGCCGGGCGCGGTGCCGAACACCTCGACGCACGCGCTCACCAACGTGACGCTGCCGTACGCGCTGCGCATCGCCGATCACGGGTGGCGCGCGGCGTGCGCGGCGGACCCGGCGCTGGCGGGCGGGCTGAACACGCACGGCGGGAAGCTGGTGAACGCAGCGGTCGCGGAGGCGCACGACCTGCCGCTGACGGATCCGTCCGCGGTACTGGACTGA